One Neomonachus schauinslandi chromosome 9, ASM220157v2, whole genome shotgun sequence DNA segment encodes these proteins:
- the ABHD4 gene encoding (Lyso)-N-acylphosphatidylethanolamine lipase isoform X1 produces MGWFSSTRQGLFTMADDLEQQPQGWLSSWLPAWRPTSMSQLKNVEARILQCLQNKFLARYVSLPNQNKIWTVTVSPELRDRTPLVMVHGFGGGVGLWILNMDSLSARRTLHTFDLLGFGRSSRPTFPRDPEGAEDEFVTSIETWRETMGIPSMILLGHSLGGFLATSYSIKYPERVKHLILVDPWGFPLRPTDPSEIRAPPTWFKAVVSVLGRSNPLAVLRVAGPWGPGLVQRFRPDFKRKFADFFEDDTISEYIYHCNAQNPSGETAFKAMMESFGWARRPMLERIHLIRKDVPITMIYGANTWIDTSTGKKVKMQRPDSYVRDMEIEGASHHVYADQPHIFNSVVEEICDSVD; encoded by the exons ATGGGCTGGTTCAGCTCGACCCGGCAGGGCTTGTTTACTATGGCTGATGATCTGGAGCAACA GCCACAAGGCTGGCTGAGCAGCTGGCTGCCTGCTTGGCGCCCCACTTCCATGTCTCAGCTGAAGAATGTGGAAGCCAGGATCCTTCAGT gcctccaGAACAAGTTCCTGGCCCGATATGTGTCCCTCCCAAACCAGAACAAGATCTGGACGGTCACCGTGAGCCCGGAGCTGAGGGATCGTACCCCCCTGGTGATGGTGCATGGCTTCGGGGGTGGCGTGGGCCTCTGGATCCTCAACATGGATTCACTGAGTGCCCGTCGCACTCTGCACACCTTTGATCTGCTTGGCTTTGGGCGAAGCTCGAGGCCAACGTTCCCCAGGGACCCTGAGGGGGCCGAGGACGAGTTTGTGACATCCATAGAGACATGGCGGGAGACCATGGGGATCCCCAGTATGATCCTCCTGGGGCATAGTTTGGGAGGATTCCTGGCCACCTCTTACTCTATCAAGTACCCTGAAAG aGTTAAACACCTCATCCTGGTGGACCCATGGGGCTTTCCTCTTCGACCAACGGACCCCAGTGAGATCCGTGCACCCCCAACGTGGTTCAAGGCCGTGGTGTCTGTCCTAGGGCGTTCCAATCCACTGGCTGTTCTTCGAGTAGCTGGGCCCTGGG ggcctggcctggtTCAGCGATTCCGGCCGGACTTCAAGCGCAAGTTTGCAGACTTCTTTGAGGATGATACTATATCTGAGTATATCTACCACTGCAATGCACAGAATCCCAG TGGGGAGACGGCCTTCAAAGCCATGATGGAGTCCTTCGGCTGGGCACGGCGCCCCATGCTGGAGCGGATTCACTTGATTCGCAAAGATGTGCCCATCACCATGATCTACGGGGCCAACACCTGGATAGATACCAGCACgggaaagaaagtaaagatgcAGCGGCCGGATTCCTACGTCCGAGACATG GAGATTGAGGGTGCTTCGCACCACGTCTATGCAGACCAGCCACACATCTTCAATTCTGTGGTGGAGGAGATCTGTGACTCAGTTGACTGA
- the ABHD4 gene encoding (Lyso)-N-acylphosphatidylethanolamine lipase isoform X2, translated as MIWSNSLQNKFLARYVSLPNQNKIWTVTVSPELRDRTPLVMVHGFGGGVGLWILNMDSLSARRTLHTFDLLGFGRSSRPTFPRDPEGAEDEFVTSIETWRETMGIPSMILLGHSLGGFLATSYSIKYPERVKHLILVDPWGFPLRPTDPSEIRAPPTWFKAVVSVLGRSNPLAVLRVAGPWGPGLVQRFRPDFKRKFADFFEDDTISEYIYHCNAQNPSGETAFKAMMESFGWARRPMLERIHLIRKDVPITMIYGANTWIDTSTGKKVKMQRPDSYVRDMEIEGASHHVYADQPHIFNSVVEEICDSVD; from the exons ATGATCTGGAGCAACA gcctccaGAACAAGTTCCTGGCCCGATATGTGTCCCTCCCAAACCAGAACAAGATCTGGACGGTCACCGTGAGCCCGGAGCTGAGGGATCGTACCCCCCTGGTGATGGTGCATGGCTTCGGGGGTGGCGTGGGCCTCTGGATCCTCAACATGGATTCACTGAGTGCCCGTCGCACTCTGCACACCTTTGATCTGCTTGGCTTTGGGCGAAGCTCGAGGCCAACGTTCCCCAGGGACCCTGAGGGGGCCGAGGACGAGTTTGTGACATCCATAGAGACATGGCGGGAGACCATGGGGATCCCCAGTATGATCCTCCTGGGGCATAGTTTGGGAGGATTCCTGGCCACCTCTTACTCTATCAAGTACCCTGAAAG aGTTAAACACCTCATCCTGGTGGACCCATGGGGCTTTCCTCTTCGACCAACGGACCCCAGTGAGATCCGTGCACCCCCAACGTGGTTCAAGGCCGTGGTGTCTGTCCTAGGGCGTTCCAATCCACTGGCTGTTCTTCGAGTAGCTGGGCCCTGGG ggcctggcctggtTCAGCGATTCCGGCCGGACTTCAAGCGCAAGTTTGCAGACTTCTTTGAGGATGATACTATATCTGAGTATATCTACCACTGCAATGCACAGAATCCCAG TGGGGAGACGGCCTTCAAAGCCATGATGGAGTCCTTCGGCTGGGCACGGCGCCCCATGCTGGAGCGGATTCACTTGATTCGCAAAGATGTGCCCATCACCATGATCTACGGGGCCAACACCTGGATAGATACCAGCACgggaaagaaagtaaagatgcAGCGGCCGGATTCCTACGTCCGAGACATG GAGATTGAGGGTGCTTCGCACCACGTCTATGCAGACCAGCCACACATCTTCAATTCTGTGGTGGAGGAGATCTGTGACTCAGTTGACTGA